The genomic DNA GGTCCATTCGAGGCGGGTGTGTTGCTAGGTTCCTCTTTTCCCGCTTTTGAATGTTTTCCACCGCCTGCTTTGGTGGATTTCTTGGACATGCTGCTAAACGGCACCGGTGTCTGCCAGCGTGTAGGATTGATCAATTTTGCAAGGGTTGTTTTGATCACTCGGCGGTGCATTTAGAATGTCAAGCTGGCTTGGGGTGGGCCGATTTTGGGtcggtttgtttacaaacagcTGAGTTTGACAGTTCTTTCCCGTGTGGAAATGGCAGGATTTCTCCCCACCCGGCAGCGGGAAATCTTGCAATTTGCTGGTTTTATGTGTTGGCCCAACAGCTAAAGGGAGCATATTGTCTCGTGTTTGATCAGTCGTTCGATTCGCTCGTCCCGATGTAAGTATAGCTTCAAAACAGGCGCACCTTATCAAAGAGAAAGTAAGCAggcaggctggctggctggccggaCGAAAGGCGACGGCTTCACCGTGACATTGAttgggctgctgctgctggtggtggttttgtgtgtttgtgaccTCATTCGTCTCTCAAGCCATCATTATCAAGCGTTCGCGGCAAAGTGCGCTGGACACTCTGCGTCGTTGCAGAAGAGGCCACACAGTTCAGCACCGAAGCTGCCGAATCGTCTGCGTCTGGTGGTTAAGtttgaaaatgtaaattaaatttgcataCCATTTGCCTGTTTGAAGTAAAGACGCGAACGgcggcgtgtgcgtgtgttgattGTACACAACCAACCTTACATAAGGCTCAGGAAGAAGGACAAGACGGACAGGCGAGCTGTAcgatacaaaaacaaacaaatcgtttATCGATCAGGATCGCATCGCAGCTAGGAACTTGATTTGGGGTGCagcttgtttgttgtgtgtgcgtggtgtgGTGTACCTTCGTGGAATGAATCCCGTGTTTCGTCAGCTCTTTGCAGCTCTGTCGAGTGCTGGCTTGAGAGGGATTAATGTGCAATCGAGGCAGCTTCAACGACCGATCGCCACAGCCTGCAGGGCAGTCACGTCCCAGACCAATCGAAACTATTGCTGCTTTGAGATGAAACCGAAGGTGTACGTGACCCGGAACGATTACGCCCGTATTGGGTTGGATCTGTTAAGAGAAGAGTAAGTTGCTTTGGATTGATTTGCTCCTTTTCAACAATTGCAATAAATGTTCCGcggtttccccttttttttcagaTGTGATATTTCACTCTGGGACGAAGCGTATCCTGTGCCGCGGGACGAGTTCCTCAAAAATGTGGCCGGCAAGGATGCGATCTACTGTTCGCTGAACGATCGTATCGACAAAGAGTTGCTCGATCAGGCAGGGCCCAACCTTAAGGTCATCTCTACCATCTCAGTTGGGTAAGGTTGAAGCGGCCAAACGGAAGCTACCAAGCGCTAAGAATGATTGTTTCCACTCTCCTGCAGCTACGATCATATCGATGTGAAGGAATGCAAACAGCGAGGAATCCGCATTGGGTACACGCCGGACGTACTAACCGATGCCACGGCCGAGCTGACGGTCGCACTGCTGCTCGCAACGGCGCGCCGTTTATTCGAGGCCAACAAACAGGTACATACGGGCGGCTGGAAATCGTGGTCTCCGATGTGGATGTGTGGCAAGGGCGTGAAAGGTTCTACCGTGGGCATCTTTGGTTTCGGTCGCATTGGGCAAGAGGTGGCAAAGCGCTTGGCACCGTTCAAACCGTCCCGGATTCAGTTCACAAGCCGTACGGACAAGTTTCTCACGGCGGAAGATTTGGGCGTCACGCAGGTTCCGTTCGACGAGTTGATTGAAACGAGTGATTTCCTCATAATTGCCTGCTCGTACAACATAGAAACGGCCAATCTGTTCAACGATGCAGTGTTTTCGCGCATGAAACCATCGGCAATCTTAATCAACACCAGCCGCGGCGGTGTGGTAGAGCAGCACGATCTGATTCATGCGCTGCGTGCGGGTAAAATACAGGCGGCAGGGCTGGACGTGACCACACCGGAACCTCTCCCCCTAGACAATCCATTGCTTACGCTACCGAACGTTGTGGTGCTGCCTCACATAGGCAGTGCGGACATTGAAACGCGTATCGAAATGTCGCGCATCACTGCTTGCAATATTCTGGCCGGTTTGAAGGGTGTGAAGATGCTTTCGGAAGTTTAGTTGCGCGAGCCGGGGCGCGATGCGATTGTTAATATTCGTTGCTCGCAAATAAAATGTCCATATTGACCGATTTTCACTTAATGTTGTATGAgaatgttttcatttcaatctTTACCAGAAAGGATCCAGGTGGTCTTACGTGGAAATGTTTAGCTACCAACACGCATCGGAGGTGAAACCAGTATAACGCCGTCGCCGCGCACAAACAACATCGGAATGGTGCGTTTGGTCGTTTTGTACACCTCCTCGTACGTTTCTTCATCGATTTCTACCGTGGTCACTGTTTCTTCGGCATCGCCCAGTACCATGTTGAGATGTTGATCGAACGCCTGTTGAAGCAGTGGAAGAGAAAAGAGGGAAGTAGAGAGAATCAGTAACAGGCCAATTTGTCGAGGAAATGGGATGCATCTTACATGCAATCGACCACGCAATTCACGTTCGTAGCGCATCTTCACGTAAATCTTTTCATCCAAACTCAGCCGGATGAGGTCCAATGGCTCCTTCACGGGGATGATCGGCATCTGGAAAACAAAAGCGGTCCATACCAGAGTTAGAGACGGTATTCATACGGAGCGAGTTTTAACCTATCAGCAGACCTGTTCTTCTTCAGCCATTTTGAGCGTTGAATTGAACTATTTGAATGAAATTGGAAGATTCTACAGGCAAATGCAGCTGCCGGTGCTGTATTTTGGTTTTCCCACTGCAGGACGCGGATTCGCAGATTGGCTTTGAAGTTTGGAGTGTAAACAAATGTAGAAATAAGTGAGTCTATACTATGGTTTGTATACTTCAGTGCCAAATTTTTACACTTCAATCAGCAAAACGACAATAACGTGGACAATAACGTGAGAATTCATCACaaagttattaaaattattattttatcattattCACCATAAATTATTCGAAAACATTATAGTTTCCCGATAAATCAAAGGAGGGCTGCCTGTTCGTAGAATAATTTGACAATGCGTGTCGGACTAGACTTGACAGTTGTCGGAAAATGTGACTGACAACCGGCTGGTTGTAAACATGTGGTGCGTATTGTTTGGAAGAGGACAACGTGCCATGGGCTTGTGAGCATCGTAATTGAAAGCGCACTTGAATTTGTTGCAAAATTAAAGACAATTGACTCTAGACTGATCGTGTTATTGGTTTTTGGTGAGTATCTTGTGATAAACGTTACATGAGATTTGTACATTTTGTGTTAAACCTACATTGCCGGCCTGAATCGGCGcgtggtggtgttgtgtttgtgaCAGTGTACATTTTCTATTATCTCAAAGCGAAGAGTACTATTAATTTTGAAACTGTTTGTTAGGAAGTTAAGAGGAATAGGAGCTTTCAACTGAGATATCTTTCCCAAAGGCATATTATTACGCTAACTAGAATTGAATGGGGACAAAAAGCTGCCATCGGAAAGGTCCTAACCTCAATTTTACTGATCCGCTTGTTTACCTGTCGTTGCAGTTTGTACGCTATGAGTTTCCGTGGACGTGGTGGCGGCGGAGGTGGTTTTGGTGGCCGAGGAGGTGGCGGTGGTCGTGGTGGCCGAGGAGGCGGTGGTGGATTTGGTGGTCGTGGTGGCCGGggaggtggcggtggcggccgTGGCGGTTTCAATCGCAGCTTCGCAGACGATGGGCCGAAGAATCTCGTTCCCCTCGGATACTACGATTACCCGTGCCAGGAGGACCTGATTGCCAAGGTGGAGATCGAAAATGTCCCGTTCTTCAATGCACCCATCTACATGGAGGGTGAAAAGCAGATCGGCAAAGTGGACGAGATTTTTGGCAATCTGCGCGATTATTACGTGTCGATCAAGCTGAGCGATAACATGAAACCGGACGGATTCCAGCAAAAGCAGAAACTGTTCATTGACTCGGCGAAACTGTTGCCGCTTACGCGATTTTTGCCAGGCAACCAGACACGCCGACCGGCTGGTCGGGTGGGCAAACCGGGTGGccgtggcggtggtggtttcCGCGGCagaggcggtggtggtggtggcggcggcggcggtgggtTCCGTGGCCGAGGAGGTGGCGGAGGCGGCGGTGGTTTCCGTGGTCGaggaggcggtggtggtggtggcggtggattCCGAGGTCGTGGAGGTGGTGGAAGCGGTGGTGGCCGTGGAGGTCGGTGGTAATTATCATTGTAGTTCCATGTGTAGCGGAACACTACACGCGAAGAAATGTCGCCTAGGTCTACGGAAGCTTACGCTGTGTCCGTAAGAGAAATTGTCTATATAAGTGCTGTAATGTTTAAGGTCGAGGAAATATATGTGTTTCTTCCTGATCATGAAGAAGTATCGTCGAAACAGAGGTTGTTAATAATGGAATCCTCGCATCACATACttatgttatttatttagtaGACACATTTCTTTCTGCATCTACAATCTAGTGGCAAAGGTTGCTAGGATCTTCATAGCATTCACTCCTGCATACTGGACAGCACTTCTTCTCTTCCAACCACCGGTCGATGCACGGACCATGGAACTGATGAACGCACAGCTGCAAGCTTTTACATGCTGCCTGATCGATTTGCTCCAAGCAAATGGGACACACCGGAGGCAGTTGGTTCGAACAGTTTTGGCtgtagaaagaaagaaaatttaagcgTCTTATACAACGAGACCGGCACGAACGATACCTCGCCACTATTTCCGAGGCAATGATCCGGGGTGGTAGGAACGTTGCTATGAATCGGACAAGTTCAAACTCATCCATGCAACAGAACTCGCGCCGGAGTTTGAACTCCTCCCAGTACTGATGGGTGCTGGCGAAACAGTGTCGACTGAGCAGGTGCTCTGATAAGCCGCCGGAGTTTTGCTGGGTGAAGCAATCATTCTCCAGCcggaagcacacacacactggacaATGCAGTAGCTGAAGTTGGTGCCCTCCGTTAGGGATAGCACTGCGTGGATGTTGATCGCGTGCATGTTCGTACAGTCGATCGACGGTCAGCCGGTCCAAGCCACAGTACGGGCAGGTGTAGATGTCGATGGCATCGTACTGATCGCGGTTCACCTTGCGGGAGTATTTCGCGATCAGCTCGTCGTACGCGATCAAACGCTGTAGTGGATGGTGCTGCTCGGAACAGACTGGACTGTACTTTGCACATACCAGGCAGCGGTACGTGCGTCCGTTCAGGAAAACTGCAACGGGGAAGACCGGGATGAGCGCGCAACGTTTTTGGGAGATGATCTGCTGTCCCTGCTGGTTCTTGCCCATACTTACGGCTCATTGTAGTTGAATGTTGAAGACGCTCGTTTTGATTGTTGGTGCCGTACCCGTTCGCTGGGGAATGCGCGACTGTTATGCGTCGCGCACGGATGGATGCGGACAGTATTGTCGATCGCAACGGGAAAAGGTGGTAAGCGTTGATCCGTATGACTGATAACAGCGCGGATAGGAAACGGATTGAAGGCGATCGCACATCCAAAGTACAGTGTGTAACGCATCAACAAATCGAgtatgtgtgagagagagagagtaacaATGAAATTTTGCTTACATTAATCCTATTCCTACACCAAAACCAGTACTACCTATTCGGTAATGAGGCATGAGCACTGATAAGAAATGCTATAACCCAAACCATTGAGATGAGTAAAACGATCAGCTCGTGTAAGAAAGGGTTAATCTTTGATTCTTCATCTATGCATGATGAGTAAATTATCGATTCAATCGTTGAGCATAGATGGCTGAAAAGACACGAGTGGTAATGGCAAATTGATAATattaatcaatcaatttaCGCTTGTATGTGGCAGCAATTCACGTACCGTTAACGGCTAGCATCTCCGCTCACCACACATGAATCTCACCACAATCTTCACCTTCCACGTGGAGGGGAAATTCACCACGGTGGTGAGTGTATCCCTTCCTACTTTTGCATACTTGCGTTTGAACGTTCGGCAGGGATAACGTGTTCGTAGAATgtcttttaaaaaaaaatttaactcTGATTTTATTCTTGCCGACTTGTGTTCCAATCTTTCACGCATGGCTCCTAACATGTGAAGCTATCATCTTTGAATTGATGTTCCCACTTAAAGTCCCAGAGAAAAAGCAAGATGCGTTATGGGAATTTTGAGCCACGCTTGCCACCATGTGGCAGATGGTGCGGGATTGTCCTGCTTTTCAACGATTCTTTTCAACCTACGCAGCAATTATATACGCTTCATGACACCCGTGAACCGTGATCGATAAATGCAAATGTGAGgcactttttttccttcgtttttttgttaagatGTTGAATTTCTTTGGACCCTGCCAATATCTTGTGAATATTACATTGACATGCCATTACGGGCCTGTGCCCATCTCGGTCGCCTTTTGGAGCCGAATTGTTGCATACGTTTAAaactttatgaaaaaaaaagaaaaaggttgataggctgatgatgatggggcgGTAGGGGGGCCGTAAATCGAAATGCCAACGTCTCTGGCATTTTCACAGCGGCGCATAGATAGTTTGCCCAAAAGCGAACTTCACATTCACAGATAGTTTCTAACAGTTATGGTCACAGTGAGTGGAGGCAAATATACGTAAAAAATACATTAGCGACATGTCCAGATTGGAAAATATTGTACTGAAAGCGGAAGAATAAAGTAGCACCCCAGCTAGCGTTTTGGGCCACTCTCAGCGCAGGAGAGTGCACAGATGTGGAATAAAATCCATTTCCTGTCCTTTCGCGACTATCAAGCTGGGATCCATCTCTCGTTTTACCGAAACATGTTTGGCAAAAGGGTGTAGACGAAATGCAAAATCGTTGGAATTGTTCCCTCGAATCTCTTCGAATCGGTCGTGCTGGGTAGGTAGGGttgtaaaaaggaaaaatagaaGACCGGCAGTAGTACAtgggtttcccttttttctggtGGCATGTTTATCTCCATCTAGGGGAGAACTGTTGGAGCCTTTCACATGCTGAAGTTAAAGGTGTTGAATGTGAAATCGTTTAACAGCTatgggaattttttcaaaatggcACCCTATTGAAGGCTCCTGGCTAATGATTCCCGCATCACAAAAGCGGTGAATCACGACTGAGGGGAATATTATGCAGAGTCAGATACGAAAAATACGAGAATGAGAAATTGTCCTTTTGCGCACCTGTCACGCTTGCCTGTCCGggtgatgaataaaaaaacgaaacgttgAAACAATTCCAGCAAGCCGACGATCATCGCTCTTCAAAACCACTCAGCCGTGAGATATTGAAACGAGCTTCTCGTCCGTCCGGGGGACCACCAAACCGGGCCGTTGCAGCCACGGAAGCGTTTCCGGATCAGTGCGTACGTGTTGAACTTGAGATTGAACTAcaccaaaagcaaaaaaaatacttaaactGTACATCATTGTGAGTAACTGCCCGAAGGACGAAGGACACATGCCCAGCCCAGTGTCCCGGCCTCGGCTCAACGAATCAAAAATCACCGGCGATGTTGCACGCCTGCAAAGCCAAGGGAAATGGGCCCAAAAAATTGTCGGCAAATATTGACCGTAGGGCAGCTATGATTCCAGAGCTGGGGACCGGGGGTTTTTCCCCCGGAGGAAAGTATTTCGGACACCTCTCCAATTCGCCGTTCATCACTGTTTGTTGTAGCTTTCACGCGCGCTCCCGTTCGCTCTATCTTGTCCGTCGCGACATTCTTGGGCATTCTTTGGCATCCGCTTTTGGGGCAAGCTGCCTAAGGAGTGATTCAGATTCTATCGGAGTTGTctgatagaagaaaaaaaaatgggaaccgTACGTATCTCACGCCCCGTTGGTAGTCGGTGATAACGGACAATCAAACAGCAACGTCGGGGtggttgctgttttatttatttggccATTCCACGAGTATTTGCTTTCTCCACATTCCACTGTTGGGAAAATTGTTGGCACGCCCGATGATGTCCTTGGAGAATTGATGGTGGCTTGACTTGCCCAGCGACTGGCTTCTTGCCAGGTCAGGTACATCCGGTAGCCTCTATTTACGAATCtacttttcatttccattccgGCCATTGTTTACCCATTTTGCGCCAACTGGGGCAACCTGGCTCGCGCGCTAGGTGGTGATCTTTGGAGCGGTGATTTGTCAACCCAGAATGCCGTCAAACAATGTGCAATCAGTCCTACATTCGAACCGATTCACGTATCCTTCAAAGGTTCGATGAAGATGTTTCCCAGCCTGTCTGGCGGCCTTGAGCTTGTGGGTTCTTCAACTCACTCGAAAAAATAACTACAAGTTCTcgcctcccaaaaaaaaaaaactggcatTTTCGCGTGAAGTCGGCACAACACACCGGGGAGCCCACGTACGTCATACTTGATTGATTGATAAAGCATCCGCACAAAGGTCTATCCGGTGTAACCTTGAACCGAGCGAGCGGCGAGATGTACCGGGCTGACACAGCCTGCGATTTATGGCTTAGCGTGTGGCGCTTTATGCGAGTCGTTATCGAAACAAATGCACTCATATTATGATGGTTCCCTCCTTTCTCACCTATTCATAAGCTACGTTTGATGTAAGCGAAGTTCACGATGAGCGGTACTTGCGATGGTTTGCAAATTCTGCCTAATGAAAGACACGtatttttcgtacaaacagGCTTCACAACGGTGAATAGCAATTGCGGGGCACTATGTCCAACGTGAAAAGATGAGGAATTGAAGCCTTTGAAGGGCACGTGTTGGTTATGAATCCCCGAGGTCCCACCGTGACCAGCTCCTGTACCAGGCACAGCATCCAGTTACTTCCGATGGGTTACTCAACGGTGAACACGATGGCAGTACGAGTGGCCTTCTAGGAAAGTACGTTAGCAAGCGCTAGAATTCGTCCAGCACTCGCATACAGTCATGTGTATACTAGCCAACGCGGTTTGCGTTTGGTTTCGAATTTCGTTCACTCGGCTCGTTACCGTTCTCCGAGGTTTGGCAGTCTTGTGTTTTTTGGCTGGAAAAAGGTCAAGTAGAAGATTGTTTTTCGAAAGAGGTGTACATATTTGTCAAATAACGTCAAGTATACGTTCGATTGATTCGGTTGACCTATCTGAATACAGTCGTGCTTTATCCGCTTCAGGTAGAAATGGTGCGTAATTTGACCACATGCTGGGCTTACCTTAAGCTGAGCGGGGTTTTACTCAACTGCCAGAAAATGTCGTCATTCAAAACATGGCATTTCAATGCTCTATACAgtgaattgcatactttcaggcggaTCACTATTTTTTAACTTTCGTCGAATTGTACCCCTAAAGATATGCAACTCGTGTAGCACAtttgatactttttttttgacttGCCATAGCAACCGGTAGAGCCATAGGCACAATAAGTACTTACACatcttgctttatttttattttgaggGAGCATAAAAATTGGTGCATGAAAAATTGTCTGCCATCAACTAGCAGTCTGACGGACCACCACCTGTTTGCGGGCGAAACTGGTCTAACACGGACGTGCCCCGAGCTTGCGTTTGTCGAAGCATCAAATTCTGTACCTTTTTCGGTGGATCCATGCGTGAACCGTGAGACGCGCTGGCAGGTTCTTCATTTGGGCTCTTATGAAAAATGGCTAGTACGCGAACGACATTGCACATCGGCCGTAACGTCTGGTGCTGGTTGTTGTCCTCTGGCAGcctatctctcgctctctctctctctctctcgctctctctctctctctctctctctctttctctttgcaAACTGTTAAGGTTATGTTGCAAGGAACAATTTATCACGCAGGCTACACCGAACACGAGCCGTACATTAATTAGCACCACCGGGCTAGACTGAGTAGCGAAAGTTCTTTTAGCGGTGGGCAAATTTTTGGGATTTCCCATTTTTggggaaaacaatttttgaaCTGTCATAAAAGAGCTTTATTACCTTTTAATTTGAAGGTCGCCCTAGTAttgtaattttaaaacatatgCTTTCGCAACGCATATTTGCAAAAATCGGTTTGGTGGCCGGATGTGTGAGCGAACGTTAACCGAATAGACGCAAGAATTATGATGACGTTTCGTGTCTGTTCTGCGACACACTCAATGATAAATGGGGCAGCCCATTACAGCGCTGGTTGTTGTACGCTAACCATCGTTTGCTATTGGTGCTGGCGTAATGTTTTATGTCAGCATAATTTAGGCcactttttgttgctgtgcttCCTTCCACCGGGAACAAAAACACCATTCTGAGTTGACCTGTGAGCTATGCTCGAACCGACGTccatacaaaaacaaacacacacaggacaTTGGACACAATTTCTCCCCCGAAACGGTGACAAATATTTACTGTGCGAGTGCATTCTTCATCTAATGAGTTTTATGCTAATGTGCGCATTCGTCAGGTGCGAGAGCCCATTGGGACAGGTAGCACCGCTTCGTGGAAGGTAGTCCGGCGAGACTTGCCGTCCACTTGCTGCCTGGTGATGGCTCGCCCTAAGTCTTGTCGTCGTGGGAATAAAAAGGGAAAggcataaaaattaataagcgTCGTAAATGAATTGTTGTAAAAATCAAGTGGCTTTTCGGGCGGTAAGAAAGTAGGGGTTTTGCTCCTTTTGCTGGTAAGCAATAAATTGTTAGGCCACCACTTCCTACCGTCCGTTTCCGTTTTAATGTCGGAGATCACTTTTTAACGGTCGTTTATTATTTTGCGGAGCCTATTGGTTTTATTAATTCAAAGCAGTGAGTTTACGGTTTTATGAAGctttttagttttcttttataatttattctaaaaatttttctatttttgaaatttatagCATTTAAATGAGTGATTTTAAATTCCTAAAAGTTGAATGCTAAATATATAAACTTCACCCAACCCGATCCAAAGTTATTCGGAAAGCATACTGCGTGTACATAAACTTGAAGCAATTTGGTGAACACTTTGGTCCGTCCCATAGCACCCGTTAAACAATGAAAAACTCCATTTCAGCGAGTAAGATGCAGCGCCAACAATCGCACAACATCATAGTTCAATTTGCGCTTTAAAACCCTCACGTTTCCACGCAAACGCGAGACCCCAAGAACTTGGCATAAAACAACAATTTGCTGCTTCTCAATTTTTtcgtccattttctttttccggtttgttgttgcgtgACGACTAAGATCTTACCTTGTTTCCCGCACCTTAGTGGGCAGCATTCGGCTCGCGCTATCCTTTTCGGGCGGTGTATTTCAGGGTTtgtgttggggtttttttcccattcTCTCCGTTTTCTTTGACTCACAATAAAAACACATTCTATTCTTAAAGCAACAATCAGCAGGTTGGTTGGTGGGCATGGCGAGCGAGCGGAAAACAAGAGGAAAAATAGAGAAAGATCTtcaaagtagaagaaaaactttTGATCTGAGAGAAAAAGgtacaagaaataaaaaaaggtagagaaaaATGAAGCTTTCGTGGTTGGTTTCATCAAATTTGTGTGTAAAGAAAAGGTCCCTTTTCATGGTGCTGGTGTACTAAGCCGGTAGTAGTGAGGTGCTATAAAATAGGTataattttaatgaatttataGCAACTTTCGGAGTTGAAGAAAGGCTTCCTtcaataatgtttttttatagCAATTAGCTGCAGTAGGATTCCCGTAACTCACCCCAAAAAGGTAGATACACCCTTAGTGCGTAAGTATTTTTAACCATCGAAGATAAAGCAAACATAAATGTCGGCCATTTTCCAGACCGCTTCACAGAGCCTCGTTCCAAAATGCTCCCTGCAAATCGTGCGTATCTGGGTCcgtgtgaaaagaaaaatggaaaacaaccCCCCAACCCCCCGCGAAAAGCCGCTTAAAGAAAAGGTTTGCCCAGTGCCGCCCGGTTCTTTGTTGCTGGTCCCGTTGTTCAACTATTCTACCCAGGCTTGGCTAGCCGCTCATAATTGGATTTTAACCACAGAAAACAACCGGTTGCGGTTTTTTTCACACTCTCCTCCGATACATTTAACTTTTCTTCATTAAGCCGAACGGGAGTGGAAAATTAAATCTATTCCTCGGccggttttttctttctatctcTCCTTGTGTTCGCCGAACGGTACAGTACACCTTGCCCGATGCCGATTGATTGTGCTTTGATTACATTTGTATGGGTTTCGGGGAAGGGCACACACCATCTTGCAGGCGGATGATGATAACAAATTTGGTCCAATTTGGACACCGGGCACGACGTCGAAGCTGCTGTCATGCGGTAAGTGCAAGTGCCACGAGTCGAGTCGCTGTCAATGAAAGTGAACGAGACGAGCTTAAATGGGGAGCAGAAatttatgaatgaaaatggTACGGCATGTTACGGAAAAGTGTGTTTCGCAGTTGGTGAACAGCTCGTTTTTCACTGAAAGTGCTCATTTGCATGCTATTTATCCTTCCTCTACTGACTGGGGAGAATGGAAGCGCAGTAATACCTTCCTAACGAGTCTATGAGTGTGCCGGTAAAAGGTTAACGGGGACAATGAGATACTAATTTATGGACGATCTGGTAAGAGTGCCATTTTTTCCGCCACCTCATTAAAGTTTGCGAGACGAGACGGTGACACACCTTCGGGACGAGCCAGTCCCAGACAAGCGAGAGAGGATAAGTGGAGGACAACAAGAAAAATCACGTACCGGAATGCCTTTAATTATcgataaacacacacacaacgatcCTCTAAGACCCATTCTGTCAATGGTTCGGAATTGAGCTCGTGCTCGGGAAACTGTCTGCGAAAGCCGGTCCAAACCATTATAATTAAGGTTGACAGCCTGGAAAGCACTCGATGGGATCAGCTACTCACGGA from Anopheles stephensi strain Indian chromosome 2, UCI_ANSTEP_V1.0, whole genome shotgun sequence includes the following:
- the LOC118505657 gene encoding probable H/ACA ribonucleoprotein complex subunit 1 — its product is MSFRGRGGGGGGFGGRGGGGGRGGRGGGGGFGGRGGRGGGGGGRGGFNRSFADDGPKNLVPLGYYDYPCQEDLIAKVEIENVPFFNAPIYMEGEKQIGKVDEIFGNLRDYYVSIKLSDNMKPDGFQQKQKLFIDSAKLLPLTRFLPGNQTRRPAGRVGKPGGRGGGGFRGRGGGGGGGGGGGFRGRGGGGGGGGFRGRGGGGGGGGGFRGRGGGGSGGGRGGRW
- the LOC118505659 gene encoding U6 snRNA-associated Sm-like protein LSm3; amino-acid sequence: MAEEEQMPIIPVKEPLDLIRLSLDEKIYVKMRYERELRGRLHAFDQHLNMVLGDAEETVTTVEIDEETYEEVYKTTKRTIPMLFVRGDGVILVSPPMRVGS
- the LOC118505656 gene encoding uncharacterized protein LOC118505656 — its product is MPHYRIVIRINAYHLFPLRSTILSASIRARRITVAHSPANGYGTNNQNERLQHSTTMSLFLNGRTYRCLVCAKYSPVCSEQHHPLQRLIAYDELIAKYSRKVNRDQYDAIDIYTCPYCGLDRLTVDRLYEHARDQHPRSAIPNGGHQLQLLHCPVCVCFRLENDCFTQQNSGGLSEHLLSRHCFASTHQYWEEFKLRREFCCMDEFELVRFIATFLPPRIIASEIVASQNCSNQLPPVCPICLEQIDQAACKSLQLCVHQFHGPCIDRWLEEKKCCPVCRSECYEDPSNLCH
- the LOC118505655 gene encoding glyoxylate reductase/hydroxypyruvate reductase isoform X1, with translation MNPVFRQLFAALSSAGLRGINVQSRQLQRPIATACRAVTSQTNRNYCCFEMKPKVYVTRNDYARIGLDLLREECDISLWDEAYPVPRDEFLKNVAGKDAIYCSLNDRIDKELLDQAGPNLKVISTISVGYDHIDVKECKQRGIRIGYTPDVLTDATAELTVALLLATARRLFEANKQVHTGGWKSWSPMWMCGKGVKGSTVGIFGFGRIGQEVAKRLAPFKPSRIQFTSRTDKFLTAEDLGVTQVPFDELIETSDFLIIACSYNIETANLFNDAVFSRMKPSAILINTSRGGVVEQHDLIHALRAGKIQAAGLDVTTPEPLPLDNPLLTLPNVVVLPHIGSADIETRIEMSRITACNILAGLKGVKMLSEV
- the LOC118505655 gene encoding glyoxylate reductase/hydroxypyruvate reductase isoform X2 encodes the protein MKPKVYVTRNDYARIGLDLLREECDISLWDEAYPVPRDEFLKNVAGKDAIYCSLNDRIDKELLDQAGPNLKVISTISVGYDHIDVKECKQRGIRIGYTPDVLTDATAELTVALLLATARRLFEANKQVHTGGWKSWSPMWMCGKGVKGSTVGIFGFGRIGQEVAKRLAPFKPSRIQFTSRTDKFLTAEDLGVTQVPFDELIETSDFLIIACSYNIETANLFNDAVFSRMKPSAILINTSRGGVVEQHDLIHALRAGKIQAAGLDVTTPEPLPLDNPLLTLPNVVVLPHIGSADIETRIEMSRITACNILAGLKGVKMLSEV